From the Papaver somniferum cultivar HN1 chromosome 2, ASM357369v1, whole genome shotgun sequence genome, the window ATCTTCAAAACAGCCCTTAAATCTTCTGCCCCGAGCTTGTACTTTTCAGTGCTCTCGTACAGAAGTGCACGTTGTACTAGGATAGCAACATTTTTGGGGTCCTGCTCTAACACCTGCAACACAAAATGCAATTATAGTTCATAATACTTCaaataaataagaaaacaatgatgTGATAGGGGTAGTTTACTACAGAtctaagagttttttttttcttgacacTATACTGCATGTAGAATAAGATAATGCACCACAAACATGCTTTACAGATTATATTCAATTTCTACCCGAGATTGAATATTAGTACTAGTATCATTTAGGAAAAAGATCATGATGCCAAAAAAATGGGATTCACAGTACCACCAGTTTAATAATCAACAACTCCCAACTATTTAGAAGAATGTCGACTCGACAGTTAATGAACTACAACATACATAGCTACAGATAAAATTAAACGTGAGTAGTTGAACCACATCAACTCATCTGCCAACTTGCATTCGTTTTACAATAGAAAAAGTAAACGTGAATTGGAGATATCTACAGCACATAACGAAAATTAATAAATACACACTTGGATAGACACATGTGACGCCACCAAATAACGGCGAAACGATAATAATATAGCTAATTATCCCCTAAAACACAGGCCcaatctaaaaaatcaaaatttcataCAACAACGTAACTTTAATCTAGAATAGAAAACTGATATACATAAATATGTTAAATACGAAAGAAACAATGGCAGTGTCAATACCTTTGTACAGTCGGCAACTGCCTTCTTATACTCCCCAACTTCTTTGTAACAAGAAGCTCTGGATGACAAAACTTCCATAATTGCTGAAGAATTCCCAGCTCGTTCTAGTAGCACAACAGCCCAAGAAAGCCACTTTATGGCATCAGCATGCTGCCCTTGCTTTTGACTATCCAAACCCTTGTTTGTTGCAGTTGTAGCTGAAACTCCAGCTGGGGGCGGTGGAAGTCCTTCTAGCTCAGTTGTACTACCACCATCATCTCCACCAAAATCTGTACCCATATCACCCCAATCTTCCATCTCAGAAAACTGCTGGTTTTGATTGCTCGATCCGCCTGGAGCTGCAGGAGTTGGCTTCGATGGAAACAACATATCAAGTGGATCAACACCCTTGGGTTGTTCAGTAGCCTGTTTTTGTGAAGGGAAATTTTGCGTGGGGAAATCAAAATCACCAAAATTGCCCGTCTTTAAACCAGACACACCATCACTCGATCCCTTCGACTGAGTAGATGGAACTGACGTAGGTTTCCCAGCATTTTGAAAATCACCAAATGAATAATCCTCATTGCTACTGCTGACATTTTTTGGTGCCGCCTTATTAATTGGAGTTTCCTTCTTACCTCCTAAATTCAATAAAGACCCAAATGGATCCTTATTATTTCCACTGCAACCTCCATTTTTCACACCCACACCACCAAGAGTCCCCGTTTTGACACCTCCATTGTTATTAATGCCATTCTGAGCACCAATGTTCGCCCCCTTTGGTAACAAACCCGACAGATTACCCATGGAATAAACATTACTCTTGCTATTATTATTCTGAGCCGGAGCGGCATTTTTCAACGGAACATTACTCTTCTGACTACTTTGTCCTAAAGCAGATCCAAGAAGATCTCCAAAGAGATTAGGATTCTTTTCAGGAATCCCAATACTAGTAGTGGAAGTAGTAgatgatccccaacttttcccaAATATATCACCAACCATTGAACTAGGGTTTGATTGAACTGTTTGACTCGGTAATGGTTGATGAGTCCATGATGGTTTATTTGGATTATAAACAGGATTTGGTTTTGGTTGTGCATTTGAATTCAAATTATAtgcatatgaagatgaagaattttgCTTTTGTTGGCCATTTAAGGGTTGAGATTTgttatttgatgatgatgatgaaccagatccgaaaccaaaatcaaaatcatagttATTGAAATTACTCGATTTCATAATTCTCTAACAAAAATTGAGGAAAATTTGAGATAAAATATATGAGTTTACCTGAGAGAGGGAGATCTGGAAGATGATTTTC encodes:
- the LOC113348876 gene encoding sperm-associated antigen 1-like translates to MKSSNFNNYDFDFGFGSGSSSSSNNKSQPLNGQQKQNSSSSYAYNLNSNAQPKPNPVYNPNKPSWTHQPLPSQTVQSNPSSMVGDIFGKSWGSSTTSTTSIGIPEKNPNLFGDLLGSALGQSSQKSNVPLKNAAPAQNNNSKSNVYSMGNLSGLLPKGANIGAQNGINNNGGVKTGTLGGVGVKNGGCSGNNKDPFGSLLNLGGKKETPINKAAPKNVSSSNEDYSFGDFQNAGKPTSVPSTQSKGSSDGVSGLKTGNFGDFDFPTQNFPSQKQATEQPKGVDPLDMLFPSKPTPAAPGGSSNQNQQFSEMEDWGDMGTDFGGDDGGSTTELEGLPPPPAGVSATTATNKGLDSQKQGQHADAIKWLSWAVVLLERAGNSSAIMEVLSSRASCYKEVGEYKKAVADCTKVLEQDPKNVAILVQRALLYESTEKYKLGAEDLRAVLKIDPGNRLAKSTVHRLTQMAG